In Streptomyces longhuiensis, the following proteins share a genomic window:
- a CDS encoding LLM class flavin-dependent oxidoreductase, with translation MKFSVIFEAQLADPTVEHEHQVIHDCVEQAVLAEEMGFDRIWAVEHHSLKWYAHMSAPEIFLTWVAARTSTIRIGHGVVCMPFNFNHPVRVAERAAMLDLLSGGRLDLGAGRGGTEQETSLCGVDKDRTTQEVEEALRIIGKAWEKDELEHHGELLDIDPHPVLPRPKQTPHPPLFLACSRTETLTQAAELGIGALVMGFAGPESIAGMRRAYDDAIAARTPDRFVSGVVNDHFSVLCPTIVLDDQEAARNIGIRGQRFFAQSIGHWYGGAGVPDEAVVEGADEAADMRRAAEQVVARLHEHRIPVRPTATATFNADHAYGTADDAIAYVERLRDAGADEIMCLVQMGTVPQEACLETLRQWGEKVIPHFRAQERQAVSA, from the coding sequence GTGAAGTTCTCCGTCATCTTCGAGGCGCAGCTCGCCGATCCCACCGTCGAACACGAACATCAGGTCATCCATGACTGCGTGGAACAGGCGGTCCTCGCCGAGGAGATGGGCTTCGACCGGATCTGGGCCGTCGAGCACCACTCCCTCAAGTGGTACGCGCACATGTCGGCCCCCGAGATCTTCCTGACCTGGGTCGCCGCCCGTACCAGCACCATCCGGATCGGGCACGGCGTCGTGTGCATGCCCTTCAACTTCAACCATCCGGTGCGGGTCGCCGAGCGGGCCGCCATGCTCGACCTGCTCTCCGGGGGCCGCCTCGACCTCGGGGCCGGCCGGGGCGGCACCGAGCAGGAGACCTCCCTGTGCGGTGTCGACAAGGACCGCACGACGCAGGAGGTCGAGGAGGCGCTGAGGATCATCGGGAAGGCCTGGGAGAAGGACGAGCTCGAACACCACGGGGAGCTCCTCGACATCGACCCGCACCCCGTCCTGCCCCGCCCGAAACAGACGCCCCACCCGCCCCTCTTCCTCGCGTGCAGCCGCACCGAGACGCTCACCCAGGCCGCCGAACTCGGCATCGGCGCCCTGGTGATGGGCTTCGCGGGCCCCGAGTCGATCGCCGGCATGCGGCGCGCCTACGACGACGCGATCGCCGCCCGTACCCCTGACCGCTTCGTGTCCGGCGTCGTGAACGACCACTTCTCCGTCCTGTGCCCGACCATCGTCCTGGACGACCAGGAGGCGGCCCGGAACATCGGCATCCGCGGACAGCGGTTCTTCGCGCAGTCCATCGGGCACTGGTACGGCGGCGCGGGCGTCCCCGACGAGGCGGTGGTGGAGGGCGCCGACGAGGCGGCCGACATGCGCAGGGCCGCCGAACAGGTCGTGGCCCGCCTCCACGAACACCGGATCCCGGTACGCCCCACCGCCACGGCCACTTTCAACGCCGACCACGCCTATGGCACCGCCGACGACGCCATCGCCTATGTCGAGCGTCTGCGTGACGCGGGCGCCGACGAGATCATGTGCCTCGTCCAGATGGGGACCGTCCCCCAGGAGGCCTGTCTGGAGACGCTGCGGCAGTGGGGCGAGAAGGTCATCCCGCACTTCCGCGCCCAGGAGCGGCAGGCGGTGTCCGCATGA
- a CDS encoding DUF6421 family protein, producing MTEILVQSGVEGKVPPEMVGGSPETRVVEHPAWPLLKAAVEEVRPWQQKDGSIDFAAEGAPSKAVAELTLDRVISAVEQLSPLLPHDAAYHSALVADLRRWAEEGFQVPDFLDSLLAFQPAAHREDGLQHLVLFPMYTQNGNPDRNLEAVVLRMVWPEWLAELEATRYDNPLFCGITFEDFTAGYDTNSAVLFPETIAVREAPERFSWGGIFCDREAARFRAVTEASVGILGLELPDDIREMVSDQDRCQQAFVLWDMVHDRTHSHGDLPFDPFMIKQRQPFWMYGLEELRCDLTAFKEAVKLEADGFPQGRDVQYAVLFDRMFRFPVTGERVRNYDGLGGQLLFAYLHKHDVVRWTDNKLQIDWERAPQVTNQLCAEIEKLYRDGIDRPKLVHWFAAYDLVSQYLAPHPGSRWAKGPDALDLSLPPRKLVDDVLPDEFPLSMFYEALSKKLKNVIASTKGITAAGAEQAAA from the coding sequence ATGACGGAAATTCTTGTGCAGTCGGGCGTGGAGGGGAAGGTTCCTCCGGAGATGGTTGGGGGAAGCCCCGAAACCAGGGTGGTGGAACACCCGGCGTGGCCCCTGCTCAAGGCCGCCGTGGAGGAGGTCCGGCCCTGGCAGCAGAAGGACGGCTCCATCGACTTCGCCGCCGAGGGCGCCCCGTCCAAGGCCGTCGCCGAGCTGACGCTCGACCGCGTGATATCCGCCGTCGAGCAGCTCTCCCCGCTGCTCCCGCACGACGCCGCGTACCACTCGGCGCTCGTCGCCGACCTGCGCCGCTGGGCGGAGGAGGGCTTCCAGGTCCCCGACTTCCTCGACTCGCTGCTGGCCTTCCAGCCCGCCGCGCACCGCGAGGACGGACTGCAGCACCTGGTCCTCTTCCCGATGTACACGCAGAACGGCAACCCGGACCGCAATCTGGAGGCCGTCGTCCTGCGCATGGTGTGGCCCGAGTGGCTCGCCGAGCTGGAGGCGACGCGCTACGACAACCCGCTGTTCTGCGGGATCACGTTCGAGGACTTCACCGCCGGCTACGACACCAACTCGGCCGTGCTCTTCCCGGAGACCATCGCCGTGCGCGAGGCGCCCGAGCGCTTCTCCTGGGGCGGCATCTTCTGCGACCGTGAGGCGGCCCGCTTCCGCGCCGTCACCGAGGCGTCCGTCGGCATCCTCGGGCTCGAACTGCCCGACGACATCCGCGAGATGGTCTCCGACCAGGACCGCTGCCAGCAGGCCTTCGTGCTGTGGGACATGGTGCACGACCGCACCCACAGCCACGGCGACCTGCCGTTCGACCCGTTCATGATCAAGCAGCGCCAGCCGTTCTGGATGTACGGCCTCGAAGAGCTGCGCTGCGACCTCACCGCCTTCAAGGAGGCCGTGAAGCTGGAGGCCGACGGCTTCCCGCAGGGCCGCGACGTGCAGTACGCCGTCCTCTTCGACCGGATGTTCCGCTTCCCGGTCACCGGCGAGCGCGTGCGCAACTACGACGGACTCGGCGGCCAGCTCCTCTTCGCGTACCTGCACAAGCACGACGTGGTGCGCTGGACCGACAACAAGCTCCAGATCGACTGGGAGCGTGCCCCGCAGGTCACCAACCAGCTGTGCGCCGAGATCGAGAAGCTGTACCGCGACGGCATCGACCGCCCGAAGCTGGTGCACTGGTTCGCCGCGTACGACCTGGTGTCCCAGTACCTCGCCCCGCACCCCGGCTCCCGCTGGGCCAAGGGCCCCGACGCCCTCGACCTGAGCCTGCCGCCGCGCAAACTCGTCGACGACGTGCTTCCGGACGAGTTTCCGCTGAGCATGTTCTATGAGGCACTGTCCAAGAAGCTGAAGAACGTGATCGCCTCCACCAAGGGGATCACCGCTGCGGGCGCCGAGCAGGCCGCCGCGTGA
- a CDS encoding DUF917 domain-containing protein: MQMDAGVLADFARGCAVLGSGGGGGPAAVTCPVAEQAIEECGPVRVVAAGELPEDAFVMPVGLIGSPAVAEERIGSRAEPARMRERVEALHGVPVAAVLTSEIGGLNGCTAVAWAARLGLPLLDADAMGRAFPRMDQNVLELAGLRPGPTVLADEYGRTVVLDHVDGPWLEELARAVVATFGGHAASSEYPLTAGQAARHAVAGSVTRAVAVGRGEGPPPVLTGKVSSVRRADEDATRVLLEGTGADAGRLVRIEARSEFVAAVEDGRALALVPDVIALVDVRTGWAVPVEEVRYGLRVRLVTLPSAPIWYSEAGLRLAGPAAFGVHGLTREVTP; encoded by the coding sequence ATGCAGATGGACGCCGGAGTGCTCGCCGACTTCGCGCGGGGCTGTGCCGTCCTGGGGTCGGGAGGCGGCGGTGGCCCCGCCGCCGTGACGTGCCCCGTGGCCGAGCAGGCCATCGAGGAATGCGGGCCCGTGCGGGTCGTGGCGGCCGGCGAGCTGCCCGAGGACGCGTTCGTCATGCCGGTCGGCCTGATCGGCTCGCCCGCCGTCGCCGAGGAACGCATCGGCAGCCGGGCCGAGCCCGCGCGGATGCGGGAGCGGGTCGAGGCGCTGCACGGCGTGCCCGTCGCCGCCGTCCTCACCTCGGAGATCGGCGGGCTCAACGGCTGTACGGCCGTCGCCTGGGCGGCGCGGCTGGGGCTGCCGTTGCTCGACGCCGACGCCATGGGCCGGGCGTTCCCGCGCATGGACCAGAACGTCCTCGAACTGGCCGGGCTCCGGCCGGGCCCGACCGTGCTCGCGGACGAGTACGGCCGCACCGTCGTCCTCGACCATGTCGACGGCCCCTGGCTGGAGGAGCTGGCGCGGGCCGTGGTCGCGACGTTCGGCGGGCACGCGGCGTCGTCCGAGTACCCGCTGACGGCCGGGCAGGCCGCCCGGCACGCGGTCGCGGGCTCGGTGACGCGGGCCGTCGCCGTCGGACGCGGCGAGGGGCCCCCGCCCGTACTGACCGGCAAGGTCTCGTCCGTGCGGCGGGCCGACGAGGACGCGACGCGCGTACTCCTGGAGGGCACCGGCGCCGACGCCGGTCGCCTCGTACGGATCGAGGCCCGCAGCGAGTTCGTCGCGGCGGTCGAGGACGGCAGGGCGCTGGCGCTGGTGCCCGACGTGATCGCTCTCGTCGACGTGCGGACCGGCTGGGCGGTGCCCGTGGAAGAGGTCAGGTACGGGCTGCGGGTGCGCCTCGTCACCCTTCCGTCGGCGCCGATCTGGTACTCGGAGGCCGGACTGCGCCTGGCCGGACCCGCCGCGTTCGGGGTGCACGGGCTGACCAGGGAGGTCACGCCGTGA
- a CDS encoding PucR family transcriptional regulator: MPRLVDLLSAPGLDTLRPLAGPLDATEVTGIRLEPRADGLATVPAGTVAVLLAPVPDHLLDVAVRDAAAAGAAALVLPGAEQVAGDIAVRTLAERGRIAVLATDGDLAALVVAVDRAVAGDSADALARIGAAARELPSAAGDPERAAAIAARLLGTPVERRAAGPGEEGATAAGPDGEVRLAAAAHPGHPGTAIRSVLALAALTAVGGGHGDVPVRSRGHLLAELLVAPQDQTARLAARGRTIGLPVDGRHIALRIEAAALPAADRYRLLDTVLPRTLTDVRQHADGHVPDGVHWNAALVDDALVLLGTWPTDPGAPGRRAALALARRAVDRLRRLHPEADLRGGVGAPHRGPLGIRTSAREARAALLKPAGADIAPVTAHDAAGLDRMLLEWYASDTAREAVDELLAPVMELGPDRADPLLRTLQAYLDHNNSPARAAEELHLHRNAVGARIRRITDLTGADLTDPETRLALQLACRARLSAPSGPA; this comes from the coding sequence ATGCCCCGCCTCGTCGACCTGCTCAGCGCTCCCGGCCTCGACACGCTCCGACCGCTCGCGGGCCCCCTCGACGCCACCGAGGTCACCGGCATCCGCCTCGAACCCCGCGCCGACGGGCTCGCGACCGTCCCCGCGGGCACGGTCGCGGTGCTCCTCGCACCCGTGCCGGACCACCTCCTTGACGTGGCCGTACGGGACGCCGCGGCAGCCGGCGCCGCGGCGCTGGTGCTTCCGGGCGCCGAGCAGGTGGCGGGGGACATCGCCGTACGCACCCTCGCGGAGCGCGGCCGGATCGCCGTCCTGGCCACGGACGGAGACCTCGCGGCCCTCGTCGTGGCCGTCGACCGCGCCGTCGCGGGGGACTCCGCCGACGCCCTCGCCCGGATCGGGGCCGCCGCCCGCGAACTGCCCTCCGCCGCGGGCGACCCGGAACGGGCCGCCGCGATCGCCGCCCGCCTGCTCGGCACACCCGTCGAGCGCCGGGCCGCAGGCCCCGGGGAGGAGGGCGCGACGGCCGCCGGACCCGACGGCGAGGTGCGCCTCGCCGCGGCCGCACATCCTGGTCACCCGGGTACCGCGATCCGCTCCGTCCTGGCGCTGGCCGCGCTCACGGCGGTCGGCGGCGGACACGGCGACGTCCCCGTGCGCTCCCGCGGCCACCTCCTCGCCGAACTCCTCGTCGCCCCGCAGGACCAGACCGCCCGCCTGGCCGCCCGCGGCCGGACCATCGGCCTCCCCGTCGACGGCCGCCACATCGCCCTGCGGATCGAGGCCGCGGCGCTGCCCGCCGCGGACCGCTACCGGCTCCTCGACACCGTCCTGCCCAGGACACTGACCGACGTACGGCAGCACGCCGACGGCCACGTCCCCGACGGCGTGCACTGGAACGCCGCGCTCGTCGACGACGCGCTCGTCCTGCTCGGCACCTGGCCCACCGACCCCGGCGCCCCGGGCCGCCGCGCCGCGCTCGCCCTGGCCCGCCGCGCCGTCGACCGGCTGCGCCGACTGCACCCCGAGGCGGACCTGCGCGGCGGCGTCGGCGCCCCGCACCGCGGCCCCCTGGGCATCCGCACCTCGGCCCGCGAGGCCAGGGCCGCCCTCCTCAAGCCCGCCGGCGCCGACATCGCCCCCGTGACCGCGCACGACGCCGCGGGCCTCGACCGCATGCTCCTGGAGTGGTACGCCTCGGACACCGCCCGCGAAGCCGTGGACGAACTCCTCGCACCCGTCATGGAGTTGGGCCCGGACCGCGCCGACCCGCTGCTGCGCACCCTCCAGGCCTACCTCGACCACAACAACTCCCCGGCCCGCGCCGCCGAGGAGCTCCATCTGCACCGCAACGCCGTCGGCGCCCGCATCCGCCGCATCACGGACCTCACGGGCGCCGACCTCACCGATCCCGAAACCCGGCTGGCCCTCCAACTGGCGTGCCGCGCACGGCTGTCGGCCCCGTCGGGACCCGCGTAG
- a CDS encoding alpha/beta hydrolase translates to MSPAPEDRLAPDVRALVDAMTAFFPDLGGAVTDAAEARRILAAAPASPLPPPVVGSVEDRDIPGPAGAPRIPVRIYRPDPDDAPGPRPTVVFLHGGGWAICGLDSHDSTARGLCREAGAVVVSVDYRLAPESPFPAAVDDAYAALRWAADHHAALGGDADALVVAGDSAGGNLAAVVCLLARDRGGPRIALQALVYPATDAHRSTESFARNADRYFLTAAHCRWFAEQYLGPEGDRSHPHVSPLLADLASLPPAHIVTAGCDPLCDEGLAYATALREVGVEVTESHFPGMFHGFFGFPELLDDARTALADVAKAIVSTVSGRKNDGEPGGHAG, encoded by the coding sequence ATGAGCCCCGCGCCCGAGGACCGCCTCGCACCCGACGTCCGTGCACTGGTCGACGCGATGACCGCGTTCTTCCCCGACCTCGGCGGCGCCGTCACCGACGCCGCCGAGGCCCGCCGCATACTGGCCGCGGCTCCCGCGTCGCCGCTCCCGCCGCCGGTCGTCGGCTCGGTCGAGGACCGCGACATCCCCGGCCCGGCCGGAGCGCCCCGGATCCCCGTACGCATCTACCGCCCGGACCCCGACGACGCACCGGGCCCGCGCCCGACCGTCGTCTTCCTCCATGGCGGAGGGTGGGCGATCTGCGGCCTGGACAGCCATGACTCGACCGCCCGCGGGCTGTGCCGCGAGGCGGGGGCCGTGGTCGTCTCCGTCGACTACCGCCTGGCCCCCGAGTCGCCGTTCCCGGCCGCCGTCGACGACGCGTACGCGGCGCTGCGCTGGGCGGCGGACCATCACGCGGCGCTGGGTGGCGACGCGGACGCCCTCGTCGTGGCGGGCGACAGTGCGGGCGGCAACCTCGCGGCCGTCGTCTGCCTCCTGGCCCGGGACCGTGGCGGCCCGCGCATCGCGCTCCAGGCCCTCGTCTATCCGGCCACCGACGCCCATCGGTCGACGGAGTCGTTCGCGCGGAACGCCGACCGCTATTTCCTGACGGCCGCGCACTGCCGCTGGTTCGCCGAGCAGTACCTCGGCCCGGAGGGCGACCGGTCCCACCCGCACGTCTCGCCACTCCTCGCCGATCTCGCCTCGCTGCCGCCCGCCCACATCGTGACCGCGGGCTGCGACCCGCTCTGCGACGAGGGGCTCGCGTACGCGACGGCCCTGCGCGAGGTGGGCGTGGAGGTCACCGAGAGCCACTTCCCGGGGATGTTCCACGGCTTCTTCGGCTTCCCGGAGCTGCTCGACGACGCCCGTACTGCCCTGGCGGATGTGGCGAAGGCCATCGTTTCAACCGTGTCGGGCAGGAAAAACGACGGTGAACCAGGGGGTCACGCAGGATAA
- a CDS encoding NAD(P)/FAD-dependent oxidoreductase, with the protein MAAPRILIVGGGFAGMECAHKLEKILKPGEAQLRLVSPFDHQLYLPLLPQVASGVLTPQSVAVPLRRMLRHTGIVPGGAVGVDPDAKAVVVRKINGETVVERYDYLVLTPGSVTRQFDIPGVDQYAVGVKTLAEAAWIRDHVISQLDLAAASTDPAERESRLQFVVVGGGYAGTETAAYLQRLTTAAAKRLRGLDPDQIKWHLVDIAPKLMPELGDRLGEKALSIVERRGLHVSLGVSVAKVTEDTVTLTDGRVLPCRTLIWTAGVAPSPLIATLGAKTNRGRLVVEPDLTVPGLDGVFALGDAAAVPDLEKGADAICPPTAQHAMRQGWAAAKNVAAALHGLPLRPYRHKDLGLVVDLGGIQAVSKPMGVQLTGLPAQFVARAYHLGALRTGTARFRTAANWGLNAVAGDDFVRTGFQSERPATLKDFEKTDAYLTPEEVRAMVTAHVEGRSTTAPVDPEIP; encoded by the coding sequence ATGGCAGCTCCGCGGATCCTGATCGTCGGCGGCGGATTCGCCGGCATGGAGTGCGCGCACAAGCTGGAGAAGATCCTCAAGCCGGGCGAGGCGCAGCTGAGGCTGGTCAGTCCGTTCGACCACCAGCTGTACCTGCCACTGCTCCCCCAAGTCGCCTCGGGCGTGCTCACACCGCAGTCGGTCGCGGTGCCGCTGCGGCGCATGCTGCGGCACACCGGCATCGTGCCGGGCGGCGCGGTGGGCGTGGACCCCGATGCCAAGGCCGTCGTCGTACGGAAGATCAACGGCGAGACGGTGGTGGAGCGCTACGACTACCTGGTCCTGACGCCGGGCAGCGTCACGCGGCAGTTCGACATCCCCGGAGTGGACCAGTACGCGGTCGGCGTGAAGACGCTGGCGGAGGCGGCCTGGATCCGCGACCACGTCATCTCGCAGCTCGACCTGGCCGCGGCCAGCACCGACCCCGCCGAGCGGGAGTCGCGGCTGCAGTTCGTGGTGGTGGGCGGCGGGTACGCCGGTACGGAGACGGCCGCCTATCTGCAGCGCCTGACCACCGCCGCCGCCAAGCGTCTTCGAGGGCTCGACCCGGATCAGATCAAGTGGCATCTCGTCGACATCGCGCCCAAGTTGATGCCCGAACTCGGCGACCGGCTCGGCGAGAAGGCCCTGTCGATCGTGGAGCGGCGCGGGCTGCACGTGTCGCTCGGGGTGTCCGTGGCGAAGGTGACCGAGGACACGGTGACGCTCACGGACGGCCGGGTGCTGCCGTGCCGCACGCTGATCTGGACGGCGGGTGTCGCGCCGAGTCCGCTCATCGCGACGCTCGGCGCGAAGACGAACCGCGGCCGGCTCGTGGTCGAGCCCGATCTGACGGTGCCGGGGCTCGACGGCGTGTTCGCGCTCGGTGACGCGGCCGCCGTGCCGGACCTCGAGAAGGGCGCCGACGCGATCTGCCCGCCGACCGCCCAGCACGCCATGCGGCAGGGCTGGGCCGCCGCGAAGAACGTGGCCGCAGCCCTGCACGGCCTGCCGCTGAGGCCGTACCGGCACAAGGACCTGGGGCTCGTGGTGGACCTGGGCGGCATTCAGGCCGTGTCCAAGCCGATGGGCGTGCAGCTGACCGGGCTGCCCGCCCAGTTCGTCGCCCGGGCCTACCACCTGGGTGCGCTGCGCACCGGGACGGCCCGGTTCCGTACGGCGGCGAACTGGGGGCTCAACGCGGTCGCCGGCGACGACTTCGTGCGTACGGGGTTCCAGTCGGAGCGGCCCGCGACGTTGAAGGACTTCGAGAAGACGGACGCGTATCTGACGCCGGAGGAAGTGCGGGCGATGGTGACCGCGCATGTCGAGGGCCGTTCGACGACGGCTCCGGTGGATCCCGAGATCCCGTAG
- a CDS encoding PadR family transcriptional regulator has translation MADDLPPTAWAVLGLLSFPGQRTGYELKKWADASLRFFYWSPAISQIYAELRRLESLGYVTSLHSGAEEPRAKRTYAITEEGRGALAVWAGGGRGLGAPVLKHPVLLRVWLGHLAAPEHLRGLVTEHVARTKGELKEVRDALGRADGVEAWAHPQIALRWSERRLAAEVELAEAMLDDLDAAPGQPPGDSPTHG, from the coding sequence ATGGCTGACGACCTGCCACCGACCGCCTGGGCCGTCCTCGGACTGCTGTCCTTCCCCGGGCAACGGACCGGATACGAGCTGAAGAAGTGGGCCGACGCCTCCCTGAGGTTCTTCTACTGGTCGCCCGCCATCAGCCAGATCTACGCCGAACTGCGCCGCCTCGAATCACTGGGCTACGTCACGTCGCTGCACTCCGGCGCCGAGGAGCCACGGGCCAAGCGGACGTACGCGATCACCGAGGAGGGGCGCGGGGCGCTCGCGGTGTGGGCCGGGGGCGGGCGGGGTCTCGGCGCGCCCGTGCTCAAGCACCCCGTACTCCTGCGCGTCTGGCTCGGGCATCTCGCCGCGCCGGAGCACCTGCGGGGCCTCGTGACGGAACACGTGGCCCGCACGAAGGGCGAGCTGAAGGAGGTCAGGGACGCGCTCGGACGGGCCGACGGGGTCGAGGCGTGGGCCCATCCGCAGATCGCGCTGCGCTGGAGCGAACGGCGGCTCGCGGCCGAAGTCGAACTGGCCGAGGCCATGCTGGACGACCTGGACGCGGCGCCCGGTCAACCTCCGGGGGACTCGCCCACCCACGGGTGA
- a CDS encoding GNAT family N-acetyltransferase, whose protein sequence is MSIAPRPTTGDLTFRDATDADVDVLVALIESAYRGDSSRTGWTTEADILEGQRTDPQGVVDVIKSPDSRLLTVERDGAVVACCQLEHRGEHAYFGMFAVSPALQGAGLGKVIIAQAERTARQAWGVREMHMTVISVREDLIAWYERRGYRRTGEMTPFPYGDERFGIPQRDDLQFELLVKPLG, encoded by the coding sequence ATGTCCATCGCTCCCCGCCCCACGACCGGCGACCTCACCTTCCGGGACGCCACCGACGCCGATGTCGACGTGCTCGTCGCGCTGATCGAGTCGGCGTACCGCGGGGACTCCAGCCGCACCGGCTGGACCACGGAGGCGGACATCCTGGAGGGGCAGCGCACCGACCCGCAGGGCGTCGTCGACGTCATCAAGTCGCCGGACAGCCGGCTGCTCACCGTCGAGCGCGACGGCGCGGTCGTCGCCTGTTGCCAGCTGGAGCACCGCGGGGAGCACGCCTACTTCGGCATGTTCGCCGTGAGCCCGGCCCTCCAGGGCGCGGGCCTCGGCAAGGTGATCATCGCGCAGGCGGAGCGCACCGCCCGTCAGGCGTGGGGCGTGCGCGAGATGCACATGACGGTGATCTCGGTGCGCGAGGACCTCATCGCCTGGTACGAGCGCCGGGGCTACCGCCGTACGGGAGAGATGACCCCCTTCCCGTACGGCGACGAGCGCTTCGGCATCCCGCAGCGGGACGACCTCCAGTTCGAGCTGTTGGTCAAGCCCCTCGGCTGA
- a CDS encoding VOC family protein translates to MVHVLSSRTLLRPTDPERSRAFYGEALGLAVYREFGTGPERGTVYFLGGGFLEVSGHAEAPPSPGLQLWLQVADAAAAHEELAARGVEVLRPPVKEPWGLIEMWISDPDGVRIVITEVPEDHPLRYRP, encoded by the coding sequence ATGGTTCACGTACTGAGCAGCAGGACGCTTCTTCGCCCCACCGATCCGGAGCGGTCGCGGGCCTTCTACGGTGAGGCGCTCGGCCTTGCCGTGTACCGGGAGTTCGGGACGGGGCCCGAGCGCGGGACCGTCTACTTCCTCGGGGGCGGCTTCCTGGAGGTGTCCGGCCACGCGGAGGCACCGCCGTCGCCCGGACTCCAGCTGTGGCTCCAGGTCGCGGACGCGGCGGCCGCGCACGAGGAGCTGGCGGCGCGCGGCGTCGAGGTGCTCCGGCCGCCGGTCAAGGAGCCGTGGGGGCTGATCGAGATGTGGATCTCGGACCCGGACGGCGTGCGCATCGTGATCACCGAAGTACCCGAGGACCATCCGTTGCGCTACCGGCCTTGA
- a CDS encoding glycerophosphodiester phosphodiesterase, with the protein MNFLTIGHRGVMGVEPENTLRSFVAAQNAGLDLIELDLHLSKDGALVVMHDADVDRTTDGRGPIADKTLAELRALDAGRGERVPVFEEVLDAVSKPLQAEIKDVAAARALADVMLRRDLVSRVEVISFHDDAIAEIARLVPGVRTALVASRYGTDVVERATAVGATSLVLNIRRLTQEIVERARKADLRIIGWVVNTQDDLRLVRALGLDGATTDYPEIKRTGRFTA; encoded by the coding sequence TTGAACTTCCTCACCATCGGGCATCGCGGAGTCATGGGTGTCGAACCCGAGAACACCCTCCGGTCCTTCGTCGCCGCGCAGAACGCGGGCCTCGACCTCATCGAACTCGATCTTCACCTGAGCAAGGACGGCGCCCTCGTCGTCATGCACGACGCCGACGTCGACCGCACGACGGACGGCCGGGGCCCCATCGCCGACAAGACCCTCGCCGAGCTGCGCGCCCTGGACGCGGGGCGCGGTGAGCGGGTACCGGTCTTCGAGGAGGTGCTCGACGCCGTGTCCAAGCCGCTCCAGGCCGAGATCAAGGACGTCGCCGCGGCGCGCGCCCTCGCCGACGTCATGCTGCGCCGGGACCTGGTGAGCCGCGTCGAGGTGATCTCGTTCCACGACGATGCCATCGCCGAGATCGCCCGGCTGGTGCCGGGCGTCCGTACGGCGCTGGTGGCCAGCCGCTACGGCACCGACGTGGTGGAGCGCGCCACCGCCGTCGGCGCCACGTCCCTGGTCCTCAACATCCGGCGCCTGACGCAGGAGATCGTCGAGCGGGCCCGCAAGGCGGACCTGCGGATCATCGGCTGGGTCGTCAACACCCAGGACGATCTGCGCCTGGTGCGGGCGCTCGGCCTGGACGGCGCGACGACCGACTATCCGGAGATCAAACGGACCGGCCGCTTCACGGCCTGA